Below is a genomic region from Methanococcus maripaludis.
TCTTTTAATTGATGAAGAAATCTGCGTAAGTTGTGGTTCATGTGAAAATGCATGCCCTGTTAATGCAATTTCACACAATAATAATGGACTCTATGAAATAGACGTTAATCTTTGCGTAAGCTGTAAAAACTGTGTTGAAGCCTGTCCCGTCGAAAATGCAATAGTTACTTATGATGAACCAAAACTTTCAGAACAGATTGAAATTGCACAAAACATCAAATTTAATATGGAAAGACTTGGAAGTGACTTTGAAGAAGATAGGGATGTAATTTCAGAAATTCCGAGAATTGTCCCAAGTCTTTGCATTGGTTGTGGAAATTGTGTTGATGTGTGTCCAGGTTCAATCGATCTTGAAAGATTAGAAGTCACATCCTGTGTAAAATCTGGAAAATGCCTTGAAGTATGTCCCACAACTGCAATAAGAATTGGAATTCCTAAAAAAATTACTAAAAGAACTGCTGAATGCTACATTGTCGATGAAGAAAAATGTATCGGATGCAGAATTTGTTACAGAGCATGTAATGTTCCTGAAGCGATATTAATATCTAAAGAAACTAATTTACCATACATTAATCCAGAATACTGTGTAAGATGCGGGCTCTGTCAGAATGCATGCCCTGTTGATGCGATAGATTATCTTAAAACCGAAATATCCGAAAATTTGTATTCTGAAAGAAAAGTAAGAGATGAATTTCAAAATATCTTGCATAACGACCTTGAAGAATTCACCAAAAATTACGTATTATTGAAAGAAGAAATCAAAACTCTCGGAAGGCAGTCAGTTTTAGATGAAAATATTGGTGAAAAGGGGAAGGATGATTGATATGGTATCGGAAATTCTTAAAAAATATTTTGGTGAATTAGATATACAATTCGAACTCGATCGCCAGTACATCAATAATAAAATCGAAATAAATCCTGAAATTTGCATTTTGTGCGATAGATGCCTTGAAATATGTCCTGTAAATGCAATCAGCTCAACTTTTCCAGAAGTTCCGTATATTGATGATAAATGTGTTTACTGCAACACCTGCGTAGAAACTTGCCCTGTTGATGCGATAAAAATTACTAAAACAAGGGTAAAAGTAGAAAATGGAAATTTAATAATTGAAAATCGATTAAAAAGTGAAAATTTAGAATACAATCGACAGAAATGTGTAATGTGTTTAGTTTGTTCCAAAAACTGCCCATTTGGTGCAATATCTGAATCGGATGATAAAATTTCTTTCGATATGGAAAAATGCGTGCTCTGTGGGCATTGTGAAAAAATATGTCCTGCAAAAGCGATTAAACTTGAATAATACCTAAAAAGGTGTTTTAGATGATAACCGTAAAAAAACCAGTCCAGAAAATCATCTCAGATATTTCGGAAAAGCTCGGAATTGATGAAGAATCCGTAAAAAAGAAATTAAAAGATATTATCGTACCGGTTGAAAGGAATTTATACGTAGAAACTAACAAATGCGTTAGATGTGAACTTTGTTACGAAGTATGTCCTGTTCAGGCGATAACCGAACCGAGTGTCAAAAACCCTGCTGAAATAATTCCTGAAAAATGTGTAAAATGTGAAATATGTGCTAAAACCTGCCCGGTTGGTGCAATTAATGTATTGGAAGGTCGTGCAGAATTAAAAAATGATGATGTAATTTACGAATTAAAAGAAATAGATGTAACTCACAGAAAAATAAGACTTAAGAAACACGAACTCGATGAAGAATCCTGCATAAAATGCGGAATTTGCGAAAGATTCTGCCCAACTTCTGCGATAAAAGTTGAAAAAAGGAACAGCATTGATATAAATCTCGATCTCTGCATGGGATGCACTGCTTGTGAAAAAGTATGCCCCAAATCCTCGATAAAAGTTGAAAATGAAATGGGGGAAATACCGGCTGAAAATGTAATATCTTTAAATAATGACACCTGCATTAACTGTATGGTATGCAGTGAAATCTGTCCTGTTGGTGCGATAGTTTACGAGGATGGATCGATGAAACTGGATGATAAAAAGTGCATATTCTGCGGAAAATGTGAGAAAAATTGTCCTGTATCTGCGATAGAGATTAAACCAAAAAATATGTAGTCGGGGAGGGGTAATATGAAAGTAAAAAGCTTGATGGATAAAAAATTTATTAAAATATATCCTGATTTTACTGTGCAGACGGTTATTGACTTAATGTATAAAAATAAGAAATTTAGCACACCAATTATTGATAATGATGACAAAATGGTTGGATGGACGACTGCTATTGATTTGATGGTTGTTACTGATAAAAATATTCCAATAAAGGACATTATGAGTCCCATAGAAGATGTAATCGTTGTAAATAAAAACGAACCTGCAAGGGAAGCAGTTACAAAAATCGTTGAATACAAAGTTATAAGCATTCCAGTTTTAAATGACAGAGGCCAGGTTGTTGGAATCGTTAGAAACTGTGACATTACTAAAACTCTTTCTAAACTTTACGATATTCCAGTACACGGCATTTTTAAATCATTAATGGGCGAATTAAAAGGAATTTCCTGGGAAGAATTAATGAATGCTGCGGCAATTGTTACAAAACAAACTACTGGTGAAACTATCACCGGTGAAGATTACGAAAGAAGAATAAAAGACTCTACATTTGGACAGGCGATCTGGGCATGTGGCGGACTTGAAAAATTCTTTACCGGCCTTATAAAGATAGGTGAAGTTGCACTTGCAAGGAAAGTAAGCTGCAAAAATGTAATAAAAAAATAACTAAAAATTTAGGTGTCTTTATGTCTGAACTTATAAATATCCCTAAATACGGCAGGAAAATTAATTTCTGGATCTGCCTTGAAAAAGCATTTGAAAAAAATGTTAAAATAGATATTGGGCACTTTAAAATCATTTGTATGTTTCTTGATGTCATGGAGTTCTACGAAACTTTGAGTAAGGATACTTCCAAAAAAGAAGCAAGAAAAATTCTTGAAAAAGAAGGAATATTTTCAAAAAATTCAGAATACATTTCAGGAGAATATTTAAAAAAGCATATTGATAGGGACAGTCGAGTTGCAGTTCATAACAGAATTAATGACTTAAGAAAACTTGAATTTATTATTGAAACCAAACCTGGACCACTTGGCGGATATAAATTATTAAAAACTCCGGACTGGTTTTTAAACGGAGAATAAAATTTTTAAAGTTACATTTCTTTTTTTGACATG
It encodes:
- a CDS encoding 4Fe-4S binding protein — its product is MSSSIWYLYEFVRKKWFMRFTNAKSEKGSFIPPERFRRIPVIFDLPEKCISCSACAESCPSDAIKMEYNEEFKKNMPVFDAGSCINCGNCVESCPTNVLEMGTLRKEASELLWNVPKLVNLLIDEEICVSCGSCENACPVNAISHNNNGLYEIDVNLCVSCKNCVEACPVENAIVTYDEPKLSEQIEIAQNIKFNMERLGSDFEEDRDVISEIPRIVPSLCIGCGNCVDVCPGSIDLERLEVTSCVKSGKCLEVCPTTAIRIGIPKKITKRTAECYIVDEEKCIGCRICYRACNVPEAILISKETNLPYINPEYCVRCGLCQNACPVDAIDYLKTEISENLYSERKVRDEFQNILHNDLEEFTKNYVLLKEEIKTLGRQSVLDENIGEKGKDD
- a CDS encoding 4Fe-4S binding protein yields the protein MIDMVSEILKKYFGELDIQFELDRQYINNKIEINPEICILCDRCLEICPVNAISSTFPEVPYIDDKCVYCNTCVETCPVDAIKITKTRVKVENGNLIIENRLKSENLEYNRQKCVMCLVCSKNCPFGAISESDDKISFDMEKCVLCGHCEKICPAKAIKLE
- a CDS encoding 4Fe-4S binding protein, with protein sequence MITVKKPVQKIISDISEKLGIDEESVKKKLKDIIVPVERNLYVETNKCVRCELCYEVCPVQAITEPSVKNPAEIIPEKCVKCEICAKTCPVGAINVLEGRAELKNDDVIYELKEIDVTHRKIRLKKHELDEESCIKCGICERFCPTSAIKVEKRNSIDINLDLCMGCTACEKVCPKSSIKVENEMGEIPAENVISLNNDTCINCMVCSEICPVGAIVYEDGSMKLDDKKCIFCGKCEKNCPVSAIEIKPKNM
- a CDS encoding HPP family protein yields the protein MKVKSLMDKKFIKIYPDFTVQTVIDLMYKNKKFSTPIIDNDDKMVGWTTAIDLMVVTDKNIPIKDIMSPIEDVIVVNKNEPAREAVTKIVEYKVISIPVLNDRGQVVGIVRNCDITKTLSKLYDIPVHGIFKSLMGELKGISWEELMNAAAIVTKQTTGETITGEDYERRIKDSTFGQAIWACGGLEKFFTGLIKIGEVALARKVSCKNVIKK
- a CDS encoding HTH domain-containing protein; this translates as MSELINIPKYGRKINFWICLEKAFEKNVKIDIGHFKIICMFLDVMEFYETLSKDTSKKEARKILEKEGIFSKNSEYISGEYLKKHIDRDSRVAVHNRINDLRKLEFIIETKPGPLGGYKLLKTPDWFLNGE